The proteins below come from a single Desulfitobacterium metallireducens DSM 15288 genomic window:
- a CDS encoding epoxyqueuosine reductase has product MIDLYTDILEVFERHTDILFGISNIDFSVFKTDYKCALVVAVPHKELLSINTYEEEKFESLICEARDNIDVLLDEITTLFKTYKIQYYIPPATQTSEETLIALFSFKFACVNAGLGWIGKNDILVTEEYGPRVRLSAILINYDLPIGCPIDKSKCPPICNVCVNACPHNALTGHQWNISTKREELIDFKLCNQKRSLFLKTHHRKNSCGLCMISCPLGIAKL; this is encoded by the coding sequence TTGATTGACCTATACACTGATATTTTAGAAGTTTTTGAGAGGCATACGGATATTCTTTTTGGAATTTCTAATATAGATTTCAGTGTATTTAAGACAGATTATAAATGTGCATTGGTTGTTGCTGTTCCTCATAAGGAATTATTGAGTATAAATACTTATGAAGAAGAGAAATTTGAAAGTTTGATTTGTGAAGCACGTGATAATATCGATGTATTACTTGACGAGATTACCACCCTATTTAAGACATATAAAATTCAATATTATATACCACCTGCTACGCAAACAAGTGAAGAAACACTCATTGCACTATTCTCATTTAAATTTGCTTGTGTCAATGCGGGTTTAGGGTGGATAGGGAAGAATGATATTTTGGTTACAGAAGAGTATGGACCACGAGTAAGGCTATCTGCCATATTAATAAATTATGATTTGCCGATAGGATGTCCTATTGACAAGAGTAAATGTCCGCCCATCTGTAATGTATGCGTTAATGCTTGTCCACATAATGCATTAACTGGTCATCAGTGGAATATAAGTACAAAACGTGAAGAATTAATTGATTTTAAATTATGCAACCAGAAAAGAAGCCTTTTTTTAAAAACGCATCATAGAAAAAATTCTTGTGGATTGTGTATGATATCATGCCCTCTTGGTATTGCGAAATTATAG
- a CDS encoding metallophosphoesterase yields the protein MGAKLLSRRSFILGGIATLSYLYFDLQSIAVKRYTITITKLPIEFQGFTILHLTDLHSKEYGEGQRNLIELINRQHFDAVTITGDLVDKSNPSMEPAISLLKGLKSKPVFFVPGNHEWWTNYQIKSPLEDQGVHILENRCFKYIIGDSHIWIMGVDDPYLGRDQLDRAFEGVSDSEPKILLAHAPNIFSKAIKGNIDLILAGHTHGGQVRLPLLGAVVAPGQGLFPEFDYGKFTSSSTNMIINGGLGESVLPIRFYNRPEIVLVTLESSG from the coding sequence TTGGGAGCTAAGCTCTTATCCCGTAGATCATTCATCCTGGGTGGGATTGCAACATTATCTTATCTATATTTCGATCTCCAATCGATTGCGGTAAAACGATATACCATTACGATTACTAAATTGCCAATTGAGTTTCAGGGATTCACTATTCTCCATTTGACTGATTTACATAGCAAGGAATACGGAGAAGGTCAAAGGAATTTAATTGAGTTGATTAACAGACAGCATTTTGATGCAGTTACAATAACAGGTGATTTAGTTGATAAGAGTAACCCTAGTATGGAACCGGCAATATCCTTATTGAAAGGGTTGAAATCTAAGCCTGTATTTTTTGTCCCTGGAAATCATGAGTGGTGGACAAATTACCAAATCAAATCTCCATTAGAAGACCAAGGAGTACATATACTGGAAAATAGGTGTTTTAAATATATCATAGGCGATTCTCACATTTGGATAATGGGTGTCGACGATCCCTATCTAGGAAGAGATCAGTTAGATAGGGCATTTGAAGGCGTCTCGGATTCTGAACCAAAGATTTTATTGGCACATGCTCCTAACATATTTTCTAAAGCCATTAAAGGAAATATCGATTTAATTTTAGCGGGACATACACATGGTGGACAAGTCAGGCTTCCATTGCTTGGTGCAGTGGTAGCACCAGGGCAAGGGCTTTTTCCCGAGTTTGATTACGGCAAATTTACTTCCAGTTCTACGAATATGATTATAAATGGTGGCTTAGGAGAAAGCGTATTACCAATAAGGTTTTATAATAGACCGGAAATTGTACTGGTTACATTAGAATCTTCTGGGTAG
- a CDS encoding GrpB family protein — protein sequence MLSSKLEGLLVRVVVVNDYNYQWPSMFKVEADKICEVFGEELIAVHHIGSTSVPGIKAKPIIDIMPLVRDIEVVDKFNDRMIALGYEPMGEFGIPKRRFFYKGGEDRTHHIHIFEYGSIGAERHLAFRDFLRKHENDAKEYSLLKELLAKRFPNDIEGYIDGKNDFVKSLEQKAIKWYRD from the coding sequence ATGCTATCTAGCAAATTGGAGGGACTTCTTGTGAGAGTGGTTGTTGTTAATGACTATAATTACCAATGGCCAAGTATGTTTAAGGTTGAGGCAGATAAAATATGTGAAGTATTTGGCGAAGAGCTAATTGCAGTGCACCATATTGGGAGTACATCTGTACCTGGGATTAAGGCAAAACCGATCATAGATATTATGCCATTGGTTCGGGACATTGAAGTAGTTGATAAATTCAACGATAGAATGATAGCGCTAGGATATGAACCTATGGGAGAATTCGGAATCCCCAAACGTAGATTTTTTTATAAAGGTGGAGAAGATCGAACACATCACATCCACATTTTTGAGTACGGAAGTATAGGTGCAGAAAGACATCTTGCTTTTCGGGACTTTCTTCGCAAGCATGAAAATGATGCAAAAGAGTACAGCCTTTTAAAAGAATTGCTTGCGAAACGTTTTCCTAATGATATTGAAGGTTATATAGATGGAAAGAACGATTTTGTAAAGAGCCTTGAACAAAAGGCAATAAAGTGGTATAGGGACTAG
- the rsgA gene encoding ribosome small subunit-dependent GTPase A, translating into MNKKLINLGFSERFLQESKLYEGLFLGRVVAQYKDLYKVATEKSEVLSEISGKLRYSSDELLDYPAVGDFVMIDREDELHGNAIIHKILTRKSIFVRRAAGTSHDVQVVAANIDTVFICMSLNNDFNLRRLERYLSIAWDSGATPVVVLTKSDLCEDLSGRLAEIEKVAAGVDIVVTSSLIEDGYSSILKYILPGWTVAFMGSSGVGKSTLINRLLGGDVDVIETREIRKDDKGKHTTTRRELIVIPSGGAVIDTPGMREIGVESVNLVKTFADIDEFTERCRFKDCQHENEPGCAVKKAIEEGMITEERLQSYKKLKKEAKYEGLNSKQIEKEKITEMFADFGGMKNARDYIKSKSKK; encoded by the coding sequence TTGAATAAGAAATTAATAAATTTAGGATTCTCAGAGAGATTTCTTCAGGAATCGAAACTTTATGAAGGACTTTTTTTAGGAAGAGTCGTTGCTCAATACAAGGATTTGTATAAGGTCGCAACGGAAAAATCCGAAGTGCTTTCAGAAATATCCGGAAAGCTGCGCTATTCTTCCGACGAGTTGTTGGATTATCCAGCAGTGGGTGATTTTGTTATGATCGATAGGGAGGATGAATTGCATGGTAATGCGATTATCCATAAAATACTGACAAGGAAAAGCATATTTGTTCGTAGAGCTGCAGGTACCTCGCACGATGTTCAAGTTGTGGCTGCAAACATTGATACCGTCTTTATCTGCATGTCGCTGAATAATGACTTCAACCTGCGAAGGTTAGAGCGTTATCTTTCGATTGCGTGGGACAGCGGAGCTACACCAGTAGTTGTACTTACAAAGTCAGATTTGTGCGAGGATCTGTCTGGGAGACTCGCGGAAATCGAAAAGGTTGCTGCAGGAGTTGATATCGTTGTAACCTCAAGCCTGATAGAGGATGGGTATAGCTCAATACTGAAGTATATTTTACCAGGTTGGACGGTTGCATTTATGGGCTCCTCTGGTGTCGGGAAATCAACTTTGATCAACCGGCTTCTTGGAGGAGATGTAGATGTAATTGAAACGAGAGAAATTAGAAAAGATGATAAAGGAAAACATACTACGACAAGACGCGAGCTAATCGTTATTCCTTCTGGTGGAGCAGTCATAGACACACCTGGAATGCGCGAAATCGGGGTGGAAAGCGTGAATCTCGTTAAGACGTTTGCGGATATCGATGAATTTACCGAACGATGCAGATTCAAGGACTGTCAGCATGAGAATGAACCGGGCTGCGCCGTCAAAAAAGCGATAGAAGAGGGCATGATCACCGAAGAACGCCTACAGAGCTATAAAAAACTCAAGAAAGAGGCAAAGTACGAAGGCTTGAATTCTAAGCAAATAGAAAAAGAGAAAATCACTGAAATGTTTGCAGACTTTGGGGGAATGAAAAACGCAAGAGATTATATAAAATCTAAAAGTAAAAAATAA
- a CDS encoding sensor histidine kinase, translating into MLSYQSNLKDPGYELNKENLFSLLDKLPYFVCLLAPDFTIPYYNQAFQEVFGDPGPKKCYEFIKNSNKPCLDCPSFKTWATSDPLHWEMKIPDSRVYRVHERLFVGQNSIPYICKSGEDITEGEIVTNDYARMDRLNLIAEMAAGIAHEIRNPITTVKGFLQMLGWKNELKQYQDYYDIMIAELERANSIITEFLSLTKTQNQEMHLQNLNTIIQTLFPLIQADAMRSDITLIQELGEIEDIQLDEKEIRQLILNLVRNGIEATEPGKTLKIKTSMDSDRVVLAIHDEGPGIDPDVLAKLGVPFFTTKEGGTGLGLAICHNIIKRHDAKMDIVTSPQGTTFFVKFKTSQI; encoded by the coding sequence TTGCTAAGTTACCAATCAAATTTAAAAGATCCCGGATATGAACTTAATAAAGAAAACCTCTTCTCCTTACTCGACAAATTACCATACTTTGTCTGTCTCCTAGCCCCTGATTTCACAATCCCTTATTACAACCAGGCCTTTCAGGAGGTTTTCGGAGATCCCGGGCCAAAAAAGTGTTACGAGTTTATAAAAAACAGTAACAAGCCCTGTTTAGACTGTCCTTCTTTCAAAACATGGGCTACTTCAGATCCCCTTCATTGGGAAATGAAGATCCCTGATTCCCGCGTGTATCGTGTTCACGAGCGTCTTTTTGTAGGGCAAAACAGCATACCTTATATTTGTAAGAGCGGTGAAGATATCACTGAGGGAGAAATTGTAACAAATGATTATGCTCGTATGGACCGCTTAAATCTCATTGCCGAAATGGCTGCTGGAATTGCTCATGAGATTCGAAATCCCATTACCACCGTCAAAGGATTTCTCCAGATGCTTGGATGGAAAAATGAGTTAAAGCAATATCAGGATTATTATGACATCATGATTGCCGAATTGGAGCGAGCCAACTCAATCATTACGGAATTTCTCTCTTTGACCAAAACTCAAAATCAAGAGATGCATCTTCAAAATCTTAACACGATTATCCAAACCCTTTTCCCCTTAATCCAAGCAGATGCTATGCGCTCGGACATCACTCTAATTCAAGAGTTAGGAGAAATTGAAGATATCCAACTTGATGAGAAAGAAATTCGTCAACTCATCCTCAACTTAGTCCGGAATGGTATTGAAGCGACTGAACCCGGTAAAACCCTAAAAATCAAGACCTCGATGGATTCGGATCGAGTCGTCTTAGCCATACATGACGAAGGTCCCGGCATTGATCCCGATGTGCTTGCTAAACTCGGCGTTCCGTTTTTCACCACTAAAGAAGGTGGCACTGGCTTAGGACTAGCGATTTGCCACAATATCATAAAACGCCACGATGCAAAAATGGATATTGTAACGTCTCCTCAAGGAACGACTTTCTTTGTCAAGTTCAAAACTTCACAGATTTAA
- a CDS encoding cupin domain-containing protein, with product MKFFRFSKDTGQSVERYESRSVIYSRIAQTFTPARIGFMYVEPEGIIGIHEAPTPQLFLVVQGEGWIRRQSNAKVVITTGEGVFFDKGELHESGSVLGMTCIIVQSDEFNSQIIVL from the coding sequence ATGAAATTCTTTAGGTTTAGTAAAGATACTGGTCAGTCGGTTGAGCGTTATGAATCGCGGTCTGTTATCTATTCGCGGATAGCACAGACTTTTACGCCTGCAAGGATAGGTTTCATGTATGTTGAACCTGAAGGAATAATTGGAATCCATGAGGCCCCAACCCCTCAACTATTTCTAGTCGTTCAAGGTGAAGGATGGATTCGGAGGCAGAGTAATGCAAAAGTTGTGATTACGACGGGTGAAGGTGTGTTCTTTGATAAAGGAGAATTGCATGAATCCGGGAGTGTACTTGGAATGACTTGTATCATAGTACAAAGTGATGAGTTTAACTCACAGATAATAGTTCTGTAA
- a CDS encoding HAD family hydrolase, protein MVKNIIFDLENVLLNFNPLEYLYEKIPENKEALQIYNEIFKSTEWLMLDRGLLTEDEAINSICARDSENSQLIRKVMDNWYQMLTPIEGVVDVLKELKLNGYKVYFLSNFHLLAFEDVLKRYNFLKDFDGGIVSYKKKLLKPDKDIYNKLITTYEIRPHESIFIDDTRENIEGAKKLGFETILFTTALELREKLVGYNVLKE, encoded by the coding sequence ATGGTAAAGAACATTATTTTTGATTTGGAAAACGTATTATTAAATTTCAATCCATTAGAGTATCTTTATGAGAAAATACCTGAAAACAAAGAAGCTCTTCAAATATACAACGAAATATTTAAAAGTACAGAGTGGCTTATGCTTGACAGGGGATTACTTACAGAAGATGAGGCTATAAATAGTATTTGTGCTAGAGACAGTGAAAATAGTCAACTTATCCGGAAGGTGATGGATAACTGGTATCAAATGCTTACACCTATAGAAGGTGTAGTAGACGTTTTAAAAGAATTAAAACTTAATGGATATAAAGTATATTTCTTATCTAATTTTCATTTATTAGCCTTTGAAGATGTTTTAAAGAGATACAATTTTTTAAAAGATTTCGATGGTGGCATTGTTTCTTATAAGAAAAAATTATTGAAGCCCGATAAAGATATTTATAATAAATTGATAACGACCTATGAAATCAGGCCTCATGAATCAATCTTTATAGATGATACAAGGGAAAATATCGAGGGCGCAAAAAAATTGGGGTTTGAAACGATACTTTTCACAACAGCTTTGGAACTGAGGGAAAAGTTGGTTGGATATAACGTTCTCAAAGAATGA